A window of the Anaerolineae bacterium genome harbors these coding sequences:
- a CDS encoding c-type cytochrome, with amino-acid sequence MARKAATLSLALVILACGSAPGQPVHEVPGGDPVRAAEAFRVRGCVSCHTIPGIRLANATVGPPLTDFADRMYIAGTLLNTTDNLLTWILTPQAVEPGTAMPNMGMTEQEARDMTAYLYTLTRHGEPRTRSSSVPSHTHASGGASATSRDAVAVGQRGITLTDPSHPPHR; translated from the coding sequence ATGGCACGCAAGGCCGCCACACTCAGTCTGGCTCTGGTCATCTTGGCCTGTGGCTCTGCGCCCGGCCAGCCGGTGCACGAGGTGCCGGGAGGCGACCCTGTCCGCGCTGCCGAGGCCTTCCGGGTCCGCGGGTGTGTCTCGTGCCATACCATTCCCGGCATCCGCCTGGCCAACGCCACGGTAGGCCCGCCTCTGACCGATTTCGCTGATCGCATGTACATCGCGGGCACCCTCTTGAACACCACCGACAACCTCCTCACCTGGATCCTCACCCCCCAGGCGGTGGAGCCCGGCACTGCCATGCCCAACATGGGCATGACGGAGCAGGAAGCACGCGACATGACCGCCTACCTCTATACCCTCACCCGTCACGGCGAGCCACGCACCCGCTCTAGCTCGGTTCCCAGTCACACACACGCCTCCGGCGGGGCATCGGCAACCTCGCGAGACGCGGTGGCCGTCGGGCAACGAGGGATCACGCTTACAGACCCGTCTCACCCCCCTCATCGGTGA
- a CDS encoding DUF350 domain-containing protein, producing the protein MGLWLVIALARLVVVGIVAAIGVYLSASLFQALTPRVDVWDEIARGNAAVGAVLAGVIFGVALVIYPVVSVPLEGLDLGPGEAAVVLLIEGLRLLFGVGVGALAVILSAGLYNLMTGPIDEKLELQRGNVAVGLVEAGMVVGTALLLSAPAASLVRSVLQALVG; encoded by the coding sequence ATGGGACTGTGGCTGGTCATCGCGCTGGCCCGCCTGGTGGTGGTGGGCATAGTTGCTGCCATCGGCGTGTACCTCTCGGCTTCTCTCTTTCAGGCTCTGACGCCGCGCGTAGACGTCTGGGACGAGATTGCCCGGGGCAATGCGGCCGTGGGTGCGGTTCTGGCTGGAGTGATCTTCGGAGTAGCGCTAGTGATCTACCCGGTGGTCTCGGTGCCCTTGGAGGGTCTGGATCTGGGGCCGGGGGAGGCGGCAGTGGTCCTCCTGATCGAGGGCCTGCGCCTGCTGTTCGGGGTAGGCGTGGGAGCGCTGGCGGTGATTCTTTCGGCCGGGCTATACAACCTGATGACCGGCCCCATTGACGAGAAGCTCGAGCTGCAGCGTGGGAACGTGGCGGTCGGGCTGGTGGAGGCCGGCATGGTGGTAGGGACAGCGCTCCTGCTGAGCGCCCCCGCTGCTTCTCTGGTTCGATCGGTGCTGCAAGCACTGGTGGGCTAG
- a CDS encoding dTDP-4-dehydrorhamnose 3,5-epimerase family protein: MALIEGVVTRPLRLIPDERGYLMEMLRSDWPEFDRFGQVYVTAVYPGVVKGWHYHRKQDDHFICVSGMAKVVLYDAREGSPTQGTINEFFIGERNPMLVKIPRGVYHGFKGIGESLTLIVNVPTELYNYDDPDEYRLPAHTSEIPYDWARKDG, from the coding sequence ATGGCCTTGATCGAAGGGGTGGTGACGCGCCCGCTGCGCCTGATTCCGGACGAGCGTGGCTATCTCATGGAGATGCTCAGGAGCGATTGGCCAGAGTTCGACCGCTTCGGCCAGGTATACGTGACTGCCGTGTACCCGGGTGTGGTCAAGGGGTGGCATTACCACCGCAAGCAGGACGATCACTTCATCTGCGTGAGCGGGATGGCCAAGGTGGTGCTCTATGATGCCCGAGAGGGGTCGCCCACGCAGGGCACCATCAACGAGTTCTTCATCGGCGAGCGCAACCCCATGCTGGTGAAGATACCGAGGGGCGTCTACCATGGCTTCAAGGGTATCGGAGAGAGCCTCACGCTCATCGTGAACGTCCCTACCGAGCTGTACAATTACGATGATCCTGACGAGTATCGGCTGCCGGCCCATACCTCTGAGATACCTTACGACTGGGCCCGGAAGGACGGCTAG
- a CDS encoding phosphopentomutase has protein sequence MKRCILMVLDSVGVGALPDASAYGDEGSDTLGNIARYLGGLALPSLEALGLGCLHPVEGVACPEQPSGCYGKMAEASAGKDSIVGHWELAGLITERPFPTYPDGFPRDLIAEFAGRIGRGVLGNKVASGTEIIQELGAEHLGTGSPIVYTSADSVFQVAAHEEVIPIEELYRICRVARELLRGEHGVARVIARPFVGEPGHFTRTERRKDFGLEPPADTVLDAAYRAGLPTVAVGKVGDLFAHRSLTEDVKTSGNLDSLRQLLQCVRSTPRGLIFGNLVDFDMLYGHRNDVEGFAQALVEFDTFLPSLLEEIGPEDVLFISADHGCDPTTASTDHSREYVPVLCFGKGLREGVDVGVRRTFADLGATAAELLGLGFRGAGTSFADRILL, from the coding sequence ATGAAGCGCTGCATCTTGATGGTTCTGGATAGCGTGGGCGTGGGCGCCCTCCCCGACGCGTCTGCCTACGGAGATGAGGGCTCGGACACTCTGGGCAACATCGCGCGCTATCTCGGGGGGCTGGCTCTGCCCAGCCTGGAGGCGCTCGGGCTCGGGTGTCTACATCCGGTCGAGGGGGTGGCCTGCCCTGAGCAGCCGAGCGGCTGCTACGGCAAGATGGCGGAGGCTAGCGCGGGGAAGGACTCCATAGTGGGTCACTGGGAGCTGGCCGGGCTCATCACCGAACGGCCGTTCCCTACCTACCCCGACGGTTTCCCTAGGGACCTCATCGCCGAGTTCGCGGGTCGCATCGGGAGGGGAGTCCTGGGGAACAAGGTGGCATCGGGTACCGAGATCATCCAGGAGTTGGGCGCTGAGCACCTTGGGACGGGCTCTCCCATCGTATACACCAGCGCCGATAGCGTGTTCCAGGTCGCCGCTCACGAGGAGGTCATCCCGATCGAGGAGCTATACCGCATCTGTCGGGTGGCGCGGGAGCTGCTCCGCGGGGAGCACGGGGTGGCGCGGGTCATCGCCCGCCCTTTCGTGGGGGAGCCGGGGCACTTCACCCGCACCGAGAGGCGGAAGGACTTCGGGCTGGAGCCTCCCGCCGACACCGTTCTGGATGCCGCGTACCGGGCCGGCCTCCCGACTGTAGCTGTGGGAAAGGTGGGCGACTTGTTCGCCCACCGATCGCTGACCGAAGACGTCAAGACTTCGGGCAACCTGGACAGCTTGCGTCAGTTGCTTCAGTGCGTGCGGTCCACTCCTCGAGGGCTGATCTTCGGCAACTTGGTGGACTTCGACATGCTCTACGGGCACCGGAATGACGTCGAGGGCTTCGCCCAGGCGCTAGTAGAGTTCGATACCTTCTTGCCCTCGCTGTTGGAGGAGATCGGGCCGGAGGATGTCCTGTTCATCAGTGCCGACCACGGCTGCGACCCTACTACCGCTAGTACCGATCACTCCCGCGAGTACGTGCCGGTGCTCTGCTTTGGAAAAGGCCTCCGGGAGGGCGTAGATGTCGGGGTGAGGCGGACGTTCGCCGATTTGGGAGCTACGGCGGCAGAGCTGCTGGGCCTGGGCTTCCGAGGCGCAGGCACTAGCTTCGCCGATCGAATCCTACTGTGA
- a CDS encoding SDR family oxidoreductase — MRDPARYLADLFALQGKVAVITGGGGVLFGAVAQALARAGAQVAVLDLSEAAAEAVASAIRDQGGQGIGVRCDVLAPEDLAQSALRVVDRFGRVDFLINGAGGNRAEATTGTEREFFDLPQEAVRWVFDLNFVGTFLASQVFGRLMQEHGQGVILNVSSMNAFRPLTRIPAYSAAKAAVSNFTQWLAVHMAQEYSPGIRVNALAPGFFLTAQNRYLLMDERSGELTARGQRIIEHTPAGRFGGPEDLVAATLFLLSDAARYVTGVVLPVDGGFSAYSGV, encoded by the coding sequence ATGAGAGATCCAGCCCGGTACCTGGCCGATCTGTTTGCCCTGCAAGGCAAGGTGGCCGTCATTACCGGCGGCGGGGGAGTCCTCTTCGGCGCGGTGGCCCAGGCACTGGCTCGGGCCGGCGCTCAGGTGGCGGTTCTGGATCTATCGGAGGCGGCGGCCGAGGCGGTCGCCTCTGCCATCCGGGACCAAGGCGGGCAGGGGATAGGCGTTCGCTGTGACGTGCTCGCTCCGGAGGACTTGGCACAGTCGGCGCTTCGCGTGGTGGATCGATTCGGACGGGTGGACTTCCTGATCAACGGGGCCGGGGGCAACCGGGCTGAGGCTACCACGGGGACCGAGCGGGAGTTCTTCGATCTGCCCCAGGAGGCCGTCCGCTGGGTGTTTGACCTCAACTTCGTGGGAACGTTCCTGGCCAGTCAGGTATTCGGTCGCCTGATGCAGGAACACGGGCAGGGTGTCATCCTGAACGTATCTTCTATGAACGCCTTTCGGCCGCTTACTCGCATCCCCGCCTACTCGGCAGCCAAGGCCGCGGTGAGCAACTTCACCCAATGGTTGGCCGTCCACATGGCACAGGAGTACTCGCCCGGCATCCGGGTGAATGCCCTGGCGCCTGGCTTCTTCCTCACCGCGCAGAACCGCTATCTCCTCATGGACGAGCGCTCGGGGGAGTTGACTGCGCGAGGGCAGCGGATCATCGAGCACACACCCGCCGGCCGCTTCGGCGGGCCCGAGGACCTGGTAGCAGCCACTCTGTTCCTGCTGTCGGACGCGGCCCGCTACGTGACCGGGGTGGTGTTGCCCGTAGACGGGGGCTTCAGCGCCTACAGCGGGGTCTGA
- a CDS encoding enoyl-CoA hydratase (Catalyzes the reversible hydration of unsaturated fatty acyl-CoA to beta-hydroxyacyl-CoA), whose translation MPYEYLLYEKRDHVGYVTINRPEVMNALHPPARSELAQVFEDIVTDDGVWVVILTGAGERAFSAGADLKYRVSQSEEAVLRGPAVVGTAALDGCWKPIIAAINGYAVGGGLELALACDILVAADHAQFGLPEPRRGLLADEGGVVKLVRRIPYHLAMGMLLTGRFVSAAEALRMGLVNEVVPGPELMPAAERWAAEVLQCSPLAVQAAKQAAVTLLDLAPEAAASRIESLEAVRRLRQSQDYIEGPRAFAEKRRPTWLGR comes from the coding sequence GTGCCGTACGAGTACTTGCTCTACGAGAAGAGGGACCACGTCGGTTACGTAACCATCAATAGACCGGAGGTGATGAACGCGCTACACCCACCGGCCCGCTCTGAGCTAGCGCAGGTCTTCGAGGACATTGTCACCGACGATGGAGTCTGGGTGGTCATCCTCACGGGGGCGGGGGAGCGGGCCTTTTCCGCCGGCGCCGACCTGAAGTACCGAGTCTCGCAGTCAGAAGAAGCCGTGCTAAGGGGGCCGGCAGTGGTGGGGACGGCAGCCCTGGACGGTTGCTGGAAACCCATCATTGCGGCGATCAACGGCTACGCTGTCGGAGGCGGACTGGAGCTGGCTCTGGCATGTGACATACTGGTGGCGGCCGATCACGCCCAGTTCGGCCTTCCCGAGCCCCGACGCGGCCTCCTTGCGGATGAGGGTGGGGTGGTGAAGCTGGTGCGGCGCATTCCCTATCATCTGGCGATGGGGATGTTGCTGACCGGCCGGTTTGTGAGTGCCGCCGAGGCCCTGCGCATGGGGTTGGTGAATGAAGTGGTGCCGGGCCCGGAGCTGATGCCGGCGGCAGAGCGCTGGGCGGCGGAGGTGCTGCAGTGCTCCCCCCTCGCCGTCCAGGCTGCCAAGCAAGCGGCGGTGACTCTGCTGGACCTGGCTCCGGAAGCGGCTGCCAGTCGGATTGAGAGCTTGGAGGCAGTGCGTCGGTTGCGGCAGTCGCAGGACTACATCGAGGGACCGCGGGCCTTCGCCGAGAAGCGCCGGCCGACCTGGCTGGGGCGATAG
- a CDS encoding LysM peptidoglycan-binding domain-containing protein — protein MPEPETMKRPALLDVRKLASSGALGTVRSYYEAGSAWLVPVALAATVIFTAMAVGMLLLYGQGGAAQPAPSATALPLPTDTATPPPTIEPTPTAEPTATATPEPTATPSPTPRPTPTPTPPPTATPVPITYTVEAGDTLSAIARAQDVSLQALIEANDIEDPNRIRVGQVLIIPRSE, from the coding sequence ATGCCTGAACCGGAAACCATGAAGAGGCCGGCGCTACTGGACGTGCGCAAGCTGGCTTCGAGCGGCGCCCTGGGGACAGTGCGCTCCTACTATGAGGCCGGAAGCGCCTGGCTGGTTCCAGTGGCACTGGCTGCAACTGTGATCTTCACCGCCATGGCGGTGGGCATGCTGCTGCTCTACGGTCAGGGTGGCGCTGCTCAGCCGGCGCCTAGCGCCACTGCGCTTCCCCTGCCCACCGACACGGCTACGCCCCCGCCCACCATAGAGCCAACGCCTACGGCCGAGCCCACCGCCACTGCCACCCCGGAACCGACCGCCACCCCCAGCCCGACGCCGCGCCCCACACCTACGCCCACCCCGCCGCCCACGGCCACGCCTGTCCCCATCACCTATACCGTGGAGGCAGGTGACACTCTGAGCGCCATCGCCCGGGCCCAGGATGTCTCTCTGCAAGCTCTGATAGAGGCCAACGACATCGAGGACCCCAATCGCATCCGCGTGGGTCAGGTCCTGATCATACCACGGTCGGAGTAG
- a CDS encoding class I SAM-dependent methyltransferase has product MTRGEADTLGLAEAQGGGRFAELERLARYYDLRHGAYVEDLAFYRDLARGSHLVLELGCGTGRLLMPLADEGVAVLGVESSPAMLCRARSRLEGQEAADRVQLVRADLRRPVCRGASLALLALNTFNHFGHREEQVQVLEAARFSLSSGGRLVLDLPNPHLELERGVQGACVLEQVTDTDEGVLYEWSVTEVDRAAQRMRLRCVYDLARPDRIIRETCLAELYLFYRPELELLLERTAFAVEGVFGDYDGSDYEEGSPRMLAVARAV; this is encoded by the coding sequence GTGACACGCGGGGAGGCGGACACACTGGGACTGGCCGAGGCGCAGGGCGGAGGGCGATTCGCCGAGCTCGAAAGACTGGCTCGGTACTACGATCTGCGACATGGTGCCTACGTCGAGGACCTGGCCTTCTATCGCGACCTGGCCCGAGGTAGCCACCTAGTGCTGGAGCTCGGGTGTGGTACCGGCCGGCTGCTGATGCCGCTGGCGGACGAGGGCGTCGCCGTCCTGGGCGTGGAGAGTTCGCCCGCCATGCTGTGCCGGGCGCGGTCGAGGCTAGAAGGCCAGGAAGCAGCGGATAGGGTGCAGCTGGTGCGGGCCGACCTGCGCCGGCCGGTGTGTCGGGGCGCGTCGCTGGCCCTGTTGGCGCTCAATACCTTCAACCACTTCGGTCACCGAGAAGAGCAAGTGCAGGTTCTGGAGGCGGCTCGGTTCAGTCTGAGCTCCGGGGGCCGCCTGGTGCTGGACCTGCCTAACCCCCACCTCGAGCTGGAGAGGGGAGTGCAGGGAGCCTGTGTGCTGGAGCAGGTGACGGACACAGACGAGGGAGTCCTGTACGAGTGGTCGGTAACCGAGGTGGACCGGGCGGCTCAACGGATGCGCCTAAGGTGCGTGTACGACTTGGCGCGGCCGGACAGGATCATCCGCGAGACCTGTCTGGCGGAGCTGTACCTGTTCTATCGTCCCGAGCTAGAGCTGCTTCTGGAGAGGACGGCGTTTGCGGTGGAGGGGGTCTTCGGAGACTACGATGGCTCGGATTACGAAGAGGGCTCGCCCAGGATGCTGGCGGTTGCCCGAGCGGTGTGA
- a CDS encoding heme-copper oxidase subunit III, giving the protein MATEPRVVSAESLPLNLNDNRAPLWWGMWGLIAIEATLFAALLVSYYYLRHSAPEWPLGGIEEPELLLPTVNTAIILVSSVPVAWADRGIRRGLRTRLAAGWSVAVILGLAFLAIKYVEMSSLAYRWDTNAYGSIVWTIIGFHTAHVMALMLKTVVVLTLALRGYFTESRNVGVQINGLYWHFVVAVWIPIYLTIYISPRLL; this is encoded by the coding sequence ATGGCGACCGAGCCCCGAGTCGTATCTGCCGAGAGCCTTCCCCTCAACCTCAACGATAACCGCGCGCCTCTGTGGTGGGGCATGTGGGGGCTCATAGCCATCGAGGCCACGCTGTTCGCTGCCCTGCTGGTCAGCTACTACTACCTCCGGCACTCTGCTCCCGAATGGCCCCTTGGCGGCATCGAGGAACCCGAGCTTCTCCTCCCCACCGTCAACACTGCCATCATTCTGGTCAGCAGCGTCCCGGTGGCTTGGGCTGACCGGGGCATAAGGCGGGGACTGCGGACTCGGCTCGCCGCCGGCTGGTCGGTGGCGGTCATACTGGGACTGGCTTTCCTGGCCATCAAGTACGTCGAGATGAGTAGCCTAGCGTACCGATGGGACACCAACGCCTACGGTTCCATCGTATGGACCATCATTGGGTTCCACACGGCCCACGTCATGGCCCTGATGCTCAAGACCGTGGTGGTGCTGACTCTGGCTCTGCGCGGCTACTTCACGGAAAGTCGCAACGTGGGGGTGCAGATCAACGGCCTATACTGGCACTTCGTGGTGGCTGTGTGGATACCCATCTACCTTACGATCTACATCTCCCCCAGGCTGCTGTAG
- a CDS encoding sugar phosphate isomerase/epimerase, protein MIPCLNNATIGAASFDAFLQAASRAGFGAIEVGLGNLEGYIGARSVETLVQDLRDRGLRLGSGGIPVNWQGTEEQFRADMDALPGRLELCRRVGLDRLCTWVPPRWGLRYSEAFAFCRDRLGAVADTLAESGIRFGLEFVGPQGNFLDRPYKFIATLPEMMHFIEKLGRDNLGLLLDSYHLYVGEATLTELASLPESRIVQFHINDAYPGVPRAQLEDLKRLLPGQGSIPLVPMLRALQATGYDWTVSIETFSDEVKALGPVKAAETAKAALDSLLAVL, encoded by the coding sequence ATGATACCTTGCCTCAACAATGCCACCATCGGAGCCGCCAGCTTCGACGCTTTCCTGCAGGCAGCCAGCAGAGCCGGATTCGGCGCCATCGAGGTGGGGCTGGGGAACCTGGAAGGGTACATCGGCGCAAGATCGGTCGAGACCCTGGTGCAGGACCTTCGGGACCGCGGGCTAAGGCTGGGCTCCGGAGGAATCCCGGTCAATTGGCAGGGAACGGAGGAGCAGTTCAGGGCTGACATGGACGCCTTGCCAGGGCGCCTGGAGCTGTGCCGACGGGTAGGGCTGGACCGGCTCTGCACATGGGTGCCTCCCCGGTGGGGCCTTCGGTACTCCGAGGCGTTTGCCTTTTGTCGAGACCGACTCGGGGCGGTGGCCGACACCCTGGCAGAAAGCGGCATCCGTTTTGGCTTGGAGTTCGTGGGCCCGCAGGGCAACTTCCTGGATCGTCCGTACAAGTTCATAGCCACGCTGCCGGAGATGATGCACTTCATAGAGAAGCTGGGTCGGGACAACCTGGGCCTGCTTCTGGATTCCTATCACCTCTACGTGGGTGAAGCGACGCTGACGGAGCTGGCCTCGCTGCCGGAGAGCCGGATCGTGCAGTTCCACATCAACGATGCCTATCCTGGGGTACCCCGGGCTCAGCTCGAGGACCTGAAGCGGCTGCTGCCCGGCCAGGGTTCCATCCCGCTGGTTCCCATGCTGCGGGCGCTGCAGGCTACCGGGTATGACTGGACGGTCTCCATCGAGACCTTTAGCGACGAGGTGAAGGCGCTGGGCCCGGTGAAGGCGGCAGAGACGGCCAAGGCCGCCCTGGACTCACTCCTTGCCGTGCTCTAG
- a CDS encoding NTP transferase domain-containing protein — protein sequence MTMSDGVLGVVLAGGEGRRMWPFATVRPKASLPVANRALVRLLAERLRLAGVSRLVVVVDARGGPVRAALLDLDGVRVLEAQVRGSAQALLAAWSEAHDSPALVVPGDVLVSVGDLEQMRRAAEALDGEASVLVAPMGGEDPNRCLCVRTEGDALVEVIGHPREASERWTGVCVLSPAFRRYLEANPGLLENVPVGGMPALEPDLAASMALGLQHGATVRAIRSEGAFVDLDKPWHILQANHYEAEQLFSELKSHRVASSAWVSEAADIEGRLMVAEGAVVGPRVRIRGDVSVGAGAVVDNGAILQGQVIVGAGARVRDYCQLSDAVVGPNCVVGHGAEFSGVMFAGTYLYHYCEVVGVLGASVDIGAATVCGTLRFDDAEKLHQVGGAWERPPVGANASYIGDYSRTGVNAILMPGVKVGAYSCVGPGVVLYEDVPDRTLTLVKQELTVRPWGPEQYGW from the coding sequence GTGACGATGAGCGATGGTGTCCTGGGTGTCGTGCTGGCCGGAGGCGAGGGTAGGCGGATGTGGCCCTTCGCCACCGTGCGCCCCAAGGCGTCTCTGCCTGTGGCGAACCGGGCGCTGGTTCGCCTGCTGGCCGAACGCCTGCGCCTTGCCGGCGTCAGCCGCCTGGTCGTGGTAGTAGATGCCAGGGGCGGCCCGGTGCGGGCAGCACTGCTGGACCTGGACGGAGTCCGCGTGCTGGAGGCCCAGGTGCGCGGCTCGGCCCAGGCCCTACTGGCAGCCTGGAGTGAGGCCCACGATTCGCCCGCGCTGGTAGTTCCGGGAGACGTCCTGGTGTCGGTGGGCGACCTGGAGCAGATGCGCCGGGCGGCGGAGGCGCTGGATGGCGAGGCATCGGTGCTCGTGGCGCCCATGGGGGGCGAGGACCCCAATCGCTGTCTTTGCGTGCGGACCGAGGGCGATGCGCTCGTCGAGGTGATTGGCCACCCGCGGGAGGCGAGCGAACGCTGGACCGGGGTTTGTGTCTTGTCGCCCGCCTTTCGACGCTACCTCGAGGCGAACCCGGGGCTGTTGGAGAACGTGCCGGTGGGGGGAATGCCGGCGCTGGAGCCTGACTTGGCCGCCTCGATGGCGCTCGGCCTTCAGCACGGGGCGACCGTGCGCGCCATTCGCTCCGAAGGGGCCTTCGTGGACCTGGACAAACCCTGGCACATACTCCAAGCTAACCACTATGAGGCCGAGCAGCTCTTCTCCGAACTCAAGTCGCATCGCGTTGCCTCATCGGCGTGGGTCTCGGAAGCGGCCGACATCGAAGGGAGACTGATGGTGGCCGAGGGGGCAGTGGTGGGCCCCCGGGTGCGCATTCGGGGCGACGTTAGCGTTGGCGCCGGAGCAGTAGTGGACAACGGTGCCATCCTTCAGGGCCAGGTGATCGTGGGGGCGGGAGCGCGGGTGCGTGACTACTGCCAGCTTTCTGATGCGGTGGTGGGGCCGAACTGCGTCGTGGGCCATGGAGCCGAGTTCAGCGGGGTCATGTTTGCCGGAACCTACCTCTATCACTACTGCGAGGTGGTTGGGGTCCTCGGGGCCAGCGTAGACATCGGGGCTGCTACCGTGTGCGGCACCCTGCGCTTCGATGACGCGGAGAAGCTGCACCAGGTGGGCGGAGCCTGGGAGCGCCCACCGGTGGGAGCCAACGCCTCCTACATAGGCGATTACTCTCGCACTGGAGTGAATGCCATCCTCATGCCCGGGGTCAAGGTGGGAGCGTACTCCTGCGTCGGGCCGGGGGTGGTTCTCTACGAAGACGTGCCGGACCGCACCCTGACGCTAGTGAAGCAGGAGCTGACCGTCAGGCCATGGGGCCCGGAGCAGTACGGCTGGTAG
- a CDS encoding CoA transferase: protein MAGCTAALEGIRVVDFSHVYQGPVGTQLMADFGADVIKIERPGSGDWSRSWGPYVDGVSMPFASLNRNKRSVALDLRTEGGKQIIHRLVLTADVLVHNFRPGTMERLGLGYEDLAVVHPRLVYARSSGWGDRGPYVERGRGGHDVLARAEAGWFEPLGADGLPVPVGMSADYPAGLLLVQGILMALLARERTGRGQLVTTDLFSAAFHAHTWEGGGILNRERISAQVGIEVTEKVIRKAFRTRDSFIEISPVFSSDALRDLSLALGIGDLSQDPRYATDADRLERAEEINDVLAGRFMEKTTDEWIAYLEPLGILCGHVNSFEEAAADPQLAANEMVVEMDHPRAGTLKLFGTPVRLYGTPATLRMPPPDLGQHTEEVLAELGYSSEEIAEFDRQGVFGR, encoded by the coding sequence TTGGCCGGTTGCACGGCGGCCCTGGAGGGCATCCGGGTGGTGGACTTCAGTCACGTGTACCAGGGCCCGGTAGGGACGCAGTTGATGGCGGACTTCGGCGCCGACGTGATCAAGATTGAGCGCCCTGGATCGGGCGATTGGAGCCGAAGCTGGGGGCCGTACGTGGACGGGGTTAGCATGCCGTTCGCCAGCCTCAACCGCAACAAGCGCAGCGTGGCTCTGGATCTGCGTACCGAGGGGGGCAAGCAGATCATCCACAGGCTGGTGCTCACGGCGGACGTGCTGGTGCATAACTTCCGACCGGGCACCATGGAACGGCTGGGGCTAGGGTACGAGGATCTGGCGGTGGTGCACCCGCGGCTGGTGTACGCTCGGTCCAGCGGCTGGGGGGATCGGGGACCATACGTAGAGCGTGGGCGAGGAGGCCACGACGTGCTGGCCCGGGCCGAGGCAGGATGGTTCGAACCACTGGGCGCAGATGGCCTGCCGGTTCCGGTCGGCATGTCGGCCGATTACCCGGCCGGTCTCCTGCTGGTGCAGGGCATTCTCATGGCCCTTCTGGCCCGGGAACGCACCGGCCGAGGCCAGCTAGTTACTACCGACCTCTTCAGCGCCGCCTTCCACGCCCATACGTGGGAGGGCGGGGGCATCCTGAACCGGGAACGCATTTCGGCGCAGGTCGGCATCGAAGTGACGGAGAAGGTCATTCGCAAGGCGTTTCGCACGCGCGACAGCTTCATCGAGATCTCGCCGGTGTTCTCCTCCGACGCTCTGCGGGATCTGTCTCTGGCCTTGGGCATAGGCGATCTCTCTCAAGACCCTCGGTACGCTACCGACGCCGACCGGCTCGAGCGGGCGGAGGAAATCAACGATGTGCTCGCCGGGCGATTCATGGAGAAGACCACCGATGAGTGGATCGCCTACCTGGAACCTCTCGGCATCCTGTGCGGGCACGTGAACTCGTTTGAAGAGGCGGCAGCGGACCCGCAGTTGGCCGCCAACGAGATGGTGGTAGAGATGGATCACCCTCGCGCCGGCACACTCAAGCTGTTCGGCACGCCGGTGCGGCTCTACGGCACGCCCGCCACTCTAAGGATGCCTCCGCCGGATCTGGGTCAACACACCGAGGAGGTGTTGGCCGAGCTGGGCTACTCCTCTGAGGAGATCGCCGAGTTCGACCGACAGGGGGTGTTCGGTCGGTGA